The proteins below are encoded in one region of Homo sapiens chromosome 2, GRCh38.p14 Primary Assembly:
- the GPAT2 gene encoding glycerol-3-phosphate acyltransferase 2, mitochondrial isoform X5, which produces MATMLEGRCQTQPRSSPSGREASLWSSGFGMKLEAVTPFLGKYRPFVGRCCQTCTPKSWESLFHRSITDLGFCNVILVKEENTRFRGWLVRRLCYFLWSLEQHIPPCQDVPQKIMESTGVQNLLSGRVPGGTGEGQVPDLVKKEVQRILGHIQAPPRPFLVRLFSWALLRFLNCLFLNVQLHKGQMKMVQKAAQAGLPLVLLSTHKTLLDGILLPFMLLSQGLGVLRVAWDSRACSPALRALLRKLGGLFLPPEASLSLDSSEGLLARAVVQAVIEQLLVSGQPLLIFLEEPPGALGPRLSALGQAWVGFVVQAVQVGIVPDALLVPVAVTYDLVPDAPCDIDHASAPLGLWTGALAVLRSLWSRWGCSHRICSRVHLAQPFSLQEYIVSARSCWGGRQTLEQLLQPIVLGQCTAVPDTEKEQEWTPITGPLLALKEEDQLLVRRLSCHVLSASVGSSAVMSTAIMATLLLFKHQKGVFLSQLLGEFSWLTEEILLRGFDVGFSGQLRSLLQHSLSLLRAHVALLRIRQGDLLVVPQPGPGLTHLAQLSAELLPVFLSEAVGACAVRGLLAGRVPPQGPWELQGILLLSQNELYRQILLLMHLLPQDLLLLKPCQSSYCYCQEVLDRLIQCGLLVAEETPGSRPACDTGRQRLSRKLLWKPSGDFTDSDSDDFGEADGRYFRSWATQSSCSSSCRPPPRKKGSSSVRTQSSPSVLSGPSET; this is translated from the exons ATGGCCACCATGTTGGAAGGCAGATGCCAAACTCAGCCAAGGAGCAGCCCCAGTGGCCGAGAG GCTAGCCTGTGGTCGTCAGGCTTtgggatgaagctggaggctgtCACTCCATTCCTGGGGAAGTATCGCCCCTTTGTGGGTCGCTGTTGCCAGACCTGCACCCCCAAGAGCTGG GAGTCCCTCTTCCACAGAAGCATAACGGACCTAGGCTTCTGCAATGTGATCCTGGTGAAGGAGGAGAACACAAG GTTTCGGGGCTGGCTGGTTCGGAGGCTCTGCTATTTCCTGTGGTCCCTGGAGCAGCACATCCCCCCCTGCCAGGATGTCCCACAGAAGATCATGGAAAGCACCGG GGTGCAGAACCTCCTCTCAGGGAGGGTCCCAGGAGGCACTGGGGAAGGCCAGGTGCCTGACCTTGTGAAGAAGGAGGTACAGCGCATCCTGGGTCACATCCAGGCCCCACCCCGTCCCTTCCTGGTCAG GCTGTTCAGCTGGGCGCTGCTGAGGTTCCTGAACTGCCTGTTCCTGAATGTGCAGCTCCACAAGGGTCAGATGAAGATGGTCCAGAAGGCCGCCCAGGCA GGCTTGCCGCTTGTCCTCCTCTCTACTCACAAAACcctcctggatgggatcctgctGCCCTTTATGCTGCTCTCCCAGGGCCTGGGTGTGCTTCGTGTGGCCTGGGACTCCCGCGCCTGCTCCCCTGCCCTCAG AGCTCTGCTGAGGAAGCTTGGGGGGCTTTTCCTGCCCCCAGAGGCCAGCCTCTCCCTGGACAGCTCTGAGGGGCTCCTTGCCAGGGCTGTGGTCCAGGCG GTCATAGAGCAGCTGCTGGTTAGTGGGCAGCCCCTGCTCATCTTCCTGGAGGAACCTCCTGGGGCTCTGGGGCCACGGCTGTCAGCCCTGGGCCAGGCTTGGGTGGGGTTTGTGGTGCAGGCAGTCCAGGTGGGCATCGTCCCAGATGCTCTGCTGGTACCAGTGGCCGTCACCTATGACCTGGTTCCGGATGCACCGTGTGACATAGACCAT GCCTCGGCCCCCCTGGGGCTGTGGACAGGAGCTCTGGCTGTCCTACGTAGCTTGTGGAGCCGCTGGGGCTGCAGCCACCGGATCTGCTCCCGGGTGCACCTAGCTCAGCCCTTTTCCCTGCAG GAATACATCGTCAGTGCCAGAAGCTGCTGGGGCGGCAGACAGACCCTGGAGCAGCTACTGCAGCCCATCGTGCTGGGCCAATG TACTGCTGTCCCAGACACTGAGAAGGAGCAGGAGTGGACCCCCATAACTGGGCCTCTCCTGGCCCTCAAGGAAGAGGACCAGCTCCTGGTCAGGAGACTGAGCTGTCATGTCCTGAGTG CCAGTGTAGGGAGCTCTGCGGTGATGAGCACGGCCATTATGGCAACGCTGCTGCTCTTCAAGCATCAGAAG GGTGTGTTCCTGTCGCAGCTCCTGGGGGAGTTCTCCTGGCTGACGGAGGAGATACTGTTGCGTGGCTTTGATGTAGGCTTCTCTGGGCAGCTGCGGAGCCTGCTGCAGCACTCACTGAGCCTGCTGCGGGCGCACGTGGCCCTGCTGCGCATCCGTCAGGGTGACTTGCTGGTGGTGCCGCAGCCTGGCCCAGGCCTCACACACCTGGCACAACTGAGTGCTGAGCTGCTGCCCGTCTTCCTGAGCGAGGCTGTGGGCG CCTGTGCAGTGCGGGGGCTGCTGGCAGGCAGAGTGCCGCCCCAGGGGCCCTGGGAGCTGCAGGGCATATTGCTGCTGAGCCAGAATGAGCTGTACCGCCAGATCCTGCTGCTGATGCACCTGCTGCCGCAAGACCTGCTGCTGCTAAAG CCCTGCCAGTCTTCCTACTGCTACTGTCAGGAGGTGCTGGACCGGCTCATCCAATGCGGGCTCCTGGTTGCTGAGGAG ACCCCAGGCTCCCGGCCAGCCTGTGACACAGGGCGACAGCGATTGAGCAGAAAGCTGCTGTGGAAACCGAGTGGGGACTTTACTGATAGTGACAGTGATGACTTCGGAGAGGCTGACGGCCGGTACTTCAGG AGTTGGGCTACACAGAGCAGCTGTTCCAGTTCCTGCAGGCCACCGCCCAGGAAGAAGGGATCTTCG aGTGTGCGGACCCAAAGCTCGCCATCAGTGCTGTCTGGACCTTCAGAGACCTAG
- the GPAT2 gene encoding glycerol-3-phosphate acyltransferase 2, mitochondrial isoform 9 (isoform 9 is encoded by transcript variant 9), which produces MATMLEGRCQTQPRSSPSGREASLWSSGFGMKLEAVTPFLGKYRPFVGRCCQTCTPKSWESLFHRSITDLGFCNVILVKEENTRFRGWLVRRLCYFLWSLEQHIPPCQDVPQKIMESTGVQNLLSGRVPGGTGEGQVPDLVKKEVQRILGHIQAPPRPFLVRLFSWALLRFLNCLFLNVQLHKGQMKMVQKAAQAGLPLVLLSTHKTLLDGILLPFMLLSQGLGVLRVAWDSRACSPALRALLRKLGGLFLPPEASLSLDSSEGLLARAVVQAVIEQLLVSGQPLLIFLEEPPGALGPRLSALGQAWVGFVVQAVQVGIVPDALLVPVAVTYDLVPDAPCDIDHASAPLGLWTGALAVLRSLWSRWGCSHRICSRVHLAQPFSLQEYIVSARSCWGGRQTLEQLLQPIVLGQCTAVPDTEKEQEWTPITGPLLALKEEDQLLVRRLSCHVLSASVGSSAVMSTAIMATLLLFKHQKGVFLSQLLGEFSWLTEEILLRGFDVGFSGQLRSLLQHSLSLLRAHVALLRIRQGDLLVVPQPGPGLTHLAQLSAELLPVFLSEAVGACAVRGLLAGRVPPQGPWELQGILLLSQNELYRQILLLMHLLPQDLLLLKSWATQSSCSSSCRPPPRKKGSSSVRTQSSPSVLSGPSET; this is translated from the exons ATGGCCACCATGTTGGAAGGCAGATGCCAAACTCAGCCAAGGAGCAGCCCCAGTGGCCGAGAG GCTAGCCTGTGGTCGTCAGGCTTtgggatgaagctggaggctgtCACTCCATTCCTGGGGAAGTATCGCCCCTTTGTGGGTCGCTGTTGCCAGACCTGCACCCCCAAGAGCTGG GAGTCCCTCTTCCACAGAAGCATAACGGACCTAGGCTTCTGCAATGTGATCCTGGTGAAGGAGGAGAACACAAG GTTTCGGGGCTGGCTGGTTCGGAGGCTCTGCTATTTCCTGTGGTCCCTGGAGCAGCACATCCCCCCCTGCCAGGATGTCCCACAGAAGATCATGGAAAGCACCGG GGTGCAGAACCTCCTCTCAGGGAGGGTCCCAGGAGGCACTGGGGAAGGCCAGGTGCCTGACCTTGTGAAGAAGGAGGTACAGCGCATCCTGGGTCACATCCAGGCCCCACCCCGTCCCTTCCTGGTCAG GCTGTTCAGCTGGGCGCTGCTGAGGTTCCTGAACTGCCTGTTCCTGAATGTGCAGCTCCACAAGGGTCAGATGAAGATGGTCCAGAAGGCCGCCCAGGCA GGCTTGCCGCTTGTCCTCCTCTCTACTCACAAAACcctcctggatgggatcctgctGCCCTTTATGCTGCTCTCCCAGGGCCTGGGTGTGCTTCGTGTGGCCTGGGACTCCCGCGCCTGCTCCCCTGCCCTCAG AGCTCTGCTGAGGAAGCTTGGGGGGCTTTTCCTGCCCCCAGAGGCCAGCCTCTCCCTGGACAGCTCTGAGGGGCTCCTTGCCAGGGCTGTGGTCCAGGCG GTCATAGAGCAGCTGCTGGTTAGTGGGCAGCCCCTGCTCATCTTCCTGGAGGAACCTCCTGGGGCTCTGGGGCCACGGCTGTCAGCCCTGGGCCAGGCTTGGGTGGGGTTTGTGGTGCAGGCAGTCCAGGTGGGCATCGTCCCAGATGCTCTGCTGGTACCAGTGGCCGTCACCTATGACCTGGTTCCGGATGCACCGTGTGACATAGACCAT GCCTCGGCCCCCCTGGGGCTGTGGACAGGAGCTCTGGCTGTCCTACGTAGCTTGTGGAGCCGCTGGGGCTGCAGCCACCGGATCTGCTCCCGGGTGCACCTAGCTCAGCCCTTTTCCCTGCAG GAATACATCGTCAGTGCCAGAAGCTGCTGGGGCGGCAGACAGACCCTGGAGCAGCTACTGCAGCCCATCGTGCTGGGCCAATG TACTGCTGTCCCAGACACTGAGAAGGAGCAGGAGTGGACCCCCATAACTGGGCCTCTCCTGGCCCTCAAGGAAGAGGACCAGCTCCTGGTCAGGAGACTGAGCTGTCATGTCCTGAGTG CCAGTGTAGGGAGCTCTGCGGTGATGAGCACGGCCATTATGGCAACGCTGCTGCTCTTCAAGCATCAGAAG GGTGTGTTCCTGTCGCAGCTCCTGGGGGAGTTCTCCTGGCTGACGGAGGAGATACTGTTGCGTGGCTTTGATGTAGGCTTCTCTGGGCAGCTGCGGAGCCTGCTGCAGCACTCACTGAGCCTGCTGCGGGCGCACGTGGCCCTGCTGCGCATCCGTCAGGGTGACTTGCTGGTGGTGCCGCAGCCTGGCCCAGGCCTCACACACCTGGCACAACTGAGTGCTGAGCTGCTGCCCGTCTTCCTGAGCGAGGCTGTGGGCG CCTGTGCAGTGCGGGGGCTGCTGGCAGGCAGAGTGCCGCCCCAGGGGCCCTGGGAGCTGCAGGGCATATTGCTGCTGAGCCAGAATGAGCTGTACCGCCAGATCCTGCTGCTGATGCACCTGCTGCCGCAAGACCTGCTGCTGCTAAAG AGTTGGGCTACACAGAGCAGCTGTTCCAGTTCCTGCAGGCCACCGCCCAGGAAGAAGGGATCTTCG aGTGTGCGGACCCAAAGCTCGCCATCAGTGCTGTCTGGACCTTCAGAGACCTAG
- the GPAT2 gene encoding glycerol-3-phosphate acyltransferase 2, mitochondrial isoform 3 (isoform 3 is encoded by transcript variant 5), with amino-acid sequence MATMLEGRCQTQPRSSPSGREASLWSSGFGMKLEAVTPFLGKYRPFVGRCCQTCTPKSWESLFHRSITDLGFCNVILVKEENTRFRGWLVRRLCYFLWSLEQHIPPCQDVPQKIMESTGVQNLLSGRVPGGTGEGQVPDLVKKEVQRILGHIQAPPRPFLVRLFSWALLRFLNCLFLNVQLHKGQMKMVQKAAQAGLPLVLLSTHKTLLDGILLPFMLLSQGLGVLRVAWDSRACSPALRALLRKLGGLFLPPEASLSLDSSEGLLARAVVQAVIEQLLVSGQPLLIFLEEPPGALGPRLSALGQAWVGFVVQAVQVGIVPDALLVPVAVTYDLVPDAPCDIDHASAPLGLWTGALAVLRSLWSRWGCSHRICSRVHLAQPFSLQEYIVSARSCWGGRQTLEQLLQPIVLGQCTAVPDTEKEQEWTPITGPLLALKEEDQLLVRRLSCHVLSASVGSSAVMSTAIMATLLLFKHQKGVFLSQLLGEFSWLTEEILLRGFDVGFSGQLRSLLQHSLSLLRAHVALLRIRQGDLLVVPQPGPGLTHLAQLSAELLPVFLSEAVGACAVRGLLAGRVPPQGPWELQGILLLSQNELYRQILLLMHLLPQDLLLLKPCQSSYCYCQEVLDRLIQCGLLVAEETPGSRPACDTGRQRLSRKLLWKPSGDFTDSDSDDFGEADGRSASSHTAQISFFSSAACSARCSRPLHRLPPSSARASCPILSWATQSSCSSSCRPPPRKKGSSSVRTQSSPSVLSGPSET; translated from the exons ATGGCCACCATGTTGGAAGGCAGATGCCAAACTCAGCCAAGGAGCAGCCCCAGTGGCCGAGAG GCTAGCCTGTGGTCGTCAGGCTTtgggatgaagctggaggctgtCACTCCATTCCTGGGGAAGTATCGCCCCTTTGTGGGTCGCTGTTGCCAGACCTGCACCCCCAAGAGCTGG GAGTCCCTCTTCCACAGAAGCATAACGGACCTAGGCTTCTGCAATGTGATCCTGGTGAAGGAGGAGAACACAAG GTTTCGGGGCTGGCTGGTTCGGAGGCTCTGCTATTTCCTGTGGTCCCTGGAGCAGCACATCCCCCCCTGCCAGGATGTCCCACAGAAGATCATGGAAAGCACCGG GGTGCAGAACCTCCTCTCAGGGAGGGTCCCAGGAGGCACTGGGGAAGGCCAGGTGCCTGACCTTGTGAAGAAGGAGGTACAGCGCATCCTGGGTCACATCCAGGCCCCACCCCGTCCCTTCCTGGTCAG GCTGTTCAGCTGGGCGCTGCTGAGGTTCCTGAACTGCCTGTTCCTGAATGTGCAGCTCCACAAGGGTCAGATGAAGATGGTCCAGAAGGCCGCCCAGGCA GGCTTGCCGCTTGTCCTCCTCTCTACTCACAAAACcctcctggatgggatcctgctGCCCTTTATGCTGCTCTCCCAGGGCCTGGGTGTGCTTCGTGTGGCCTGGGACTCCCGCGCCTGCTCCCCTGCCCTCAG AGCTCTGCTGAGGAAGCTTGGGGGGCTTTTCCTGCCCCCAGAGGCCAGCCTCTCCCTGGACAGCTCTGAGGGGCTCCTTGCCAGGGCTGTGGTCCAGGCG GTCATAGAGCAGCTGCTGGTTAGTGGGCAGCCCCTGCTCATCTTCCTGGAGGAACCTCCTGGGGCTCTGGGGCCACGGCTGTCAGCCCTGGGCCAGGCTTGGGTGGGGTTTGTGGTGCAGGCAGTCCAGGTGGGCATCGTCCCAGATGCTCTGCTGGTACCAGTGGCCGTCACCTATGACCTGGTTCCGGATGCACCGTGTGACATAGACCAT GCCTCGGCCCCCCTGGGGCTGTGGACAGGAGCTCTGGCTGTCCTACGTAGCTTGTGGAGCCGCTGGGGCTGCAGCCACCGGATCTGCTCCCGGGTGCACCTAGCTCAGCCCTTTTCCCTGCAG GAATACATCGTCAGTGCCAGAAGCTGCTGGGGCGGCAGACAGACCCTGGAGCAGCTACTGCAGCCCATCGTGCTGGGCCAATG TACTGCTGTCCCAGACACTGAGAAGGAGCAGGAGTGGACCCCCATAACTGGGCCTCTCCTGGCCCTCAAGGAAGAGGACCAGCTCCTGGTCAGGAGACTGAGCTGTCATGTCCTGAGTG CCAGTGTAGGGAGCTCTGCGGTGATGAGCACGGCCATTATGGCAACGCTGCTGCTCTTCAAGCATCAGAAG GGTGTGTTCCTGTCGCAGCTCCTGGGGGAGTTCTCCTGGCTGACGGAGGAGATACTGTTGCGTGGCTTTGATGTAGGCTTCTCTGGGCAGCTGCGGAGCCTGCTGCAGCACTCACTGAGCCTGCTGCGGGCGCACGTGGCCCTGCTGCGCATCCGTCAGGGTGACTTGCTGGTGGTGCCGCAGCCTGGCCCAGGCCTCACACACCTGGCACAACTGAGTGCTGAGCTGCTGCCCGTCTTCCTGAGCGAGGCTGTGGGCG CCTGTGCAGTGCGGGGGCTGCTGGCAGGCAGAGTGCCGCCCCAGGGGCCCTGGGAGCTGCAGGGCATATTGCTGCTGAGCCAGAATGAGCTGTACCGCCAGATCCTGCTGCTGATGCACCTGCTGCCGCAAGACCTGCTGCTGCTAAAG CCCTGCCAGTCTTCCTACTGCTACTGTCAGGAGGTGCTGGACCGGCTCATCCAATGCGGGCTCCTGGTTGCTGAGGAG ACCCCAGGCTCCCGGCCAGCCTGTGACACAGGGCGACAGCGATTGAGCAGAAAGCTGCTGTGGAAACCGAGTGGGGACTTTACTGATAGTGACAGTGATGACTTCGGAGAGGCTGACGGCCG CTCAGCCAGCAGTCACACTgcccagatttctttcttttcctctgccgCCTGCTCAGCCCGCTGCTCaaggcctttgcacaggctgccGCCTTCCTCCGCCAGGGCCAGCTGCCCGATACTG AGTTGGGCTACACAGAGCAGCTGTTCCAGTTCCTGCAGGCCACCGCCCAGGAAGAAGGGATCTTCG aGTGTGCGGACCCAAAGCTCGCCATCAGTGCTGTCTGGACCTTCAGAGACCTAG